In the Candidatus Cloacimonas acidaminovorans str. Evry genome, one interval contains:
- the nadB gene encoding L-aspartate oxidase — protein sequence MTYEYDYLVIGSGIAGLIYALQVSKYGKVAVVTKSSLNDCNTDHAQGGIAAAIDSLDSFEAHIEDTYQAGAGLGKRQVITEVISSGPKLIQYLIDLGTDFTRRDPNYDICLENLSLTMEGGHTRRRIAYAADSTGHQIMETLIAQCQKNPNIEIFEYYIAIDLITQHHVVQDEGFIPGISCWGAYVLNINENRVDIFKARKTMMATGGAAQIYSPDTNPKVATGDGMAMARLAGARLANMEFVQFHPTAFWSPDGDTFLISESLRGEGAVLRLSDGSTFMENYHPQGNLAPRDIVSRAIDSELKKRGEKFCYLDATIVPAEQLLRHFPSINNMLKARGIDFTKEPIPVAPAAHYFCGGVLSTIEGITDIRNLFVAGEVACSGLHGANRLASNSLLEALVMAYKAGNHPSNLEEVQFPCIPEWKVIDEFNENEWVVISHNREIIGTIMQGYAGIRRSRRLLKYALSRLENIYNEINNFYQHNAVRKEVVETRNMAIIAIAVVKSALMRKESRGAHFLVDNPERDDEHYKHDTII from the coding sequence ATGACATACGAGTATGACTATTTAGTTATCGGCAGTGGTATTGCCGGTTTAATTTATGCTCTGCAGGTTTCCAAATATGGAAAAGTGGCAGTAGTAACCAAAAGTTCACTAAATGACTGTAATACAGACCACGCTCAAGGCGGAATTGCTGCTGCCATAGATTCTCTGGATTCCTTTGAGGCACATATTGAGGATACTTATCAGGCAGGAGCAGGATTGGGTAAGCGTCAAGTTATTACTGAAGTAATTTCTTCAGGACCCAAACTGATTCAGTATCTTATAGATTTGGGTACGGATTTTACGCGTCGTGATCCCAATTACGATATCTGCCTGGAAAATCTTTCCCTCACAATGGAAGGGGGTCACACACGCAGAAGAATTGCTTATGCAGCTGATTCTACAGGCCATCAGATTATGGAAACATTAATTGCTCAATGCCAGAAAAATCCCAATATTGAAATCTTTGAATATTATATCGCTATAGACCTTATAACACAGCACCATGTAGTTCAGGACGAAGGTTTTATTCCGGGAATTTCCTGCTGGGGTGCTTATGTTTTAAATATTAATGAAAACCGGGTGGATATTTTTAAAGCCCGAAAAACAATGATGGCTACAGGTGGTGCAGCTCAAATCTATTCTCCGGATACAAATCCCAAAGTGGCAACAGGTGATGGAATGGCTATGGCTCGTTTGGCAGGAGCTCGTTTAGCTAATATGGAATTTGTTCAGTTTCATCCCACTGCGTTTTGGAGTCCGGATGGTGATACTTTTTTAATAAGTGAATCGTTAAGAGGAGAAGGAGCTGTTTTACGCCTTTCCGATGGTAGCACTTTTATGGAAAATTACCATCCGCAGGGAAATTTAGCTCCCAGGGATATTGTTTCCCGGGCAATAGACAGCGAACTGAAAAAACGAGGGGAAAAATTCTGTTATCTGGATGCCACTATTGTGCCTGCAGAACAATTATTGCGCCATTTTCCCTCCATCAATAATATGCTAAAAGCCCGAGGAATTGACTTCACCAAAGAACCAATACCTGTAGCTCCGGCAGCTCATTATTTCTGTGGAGGAGTGCTTTCTACCATAGAAGGCATCACCGATATCCGTAATTTATTTGTTGCCGGAGAAGTTGCCTGCAGTGGTTTACATGGAGCTAACCGTTTGGCCTCCAATTCTTTACTGGAAGCGCTGGTGATGGCTTATAAAGCGGGAAATCATCCTTCCAACCTGGAAGAAGTTCAGTTTCCCTGTATTCCGGAATGGAAAGTAATTGATGAATTCAACGAAAACGAATGGGTGGTTATTAGTCACAACCGTGAAATTATTGGAACTATTATGCAGGGTTATGCCGGTATTAGAAGAAGCCGACGGTTACTTAAATATGCTCTTTCCCGTCTGGAAAATATCTATAACGAAATTAATAACTTTTATCAGCATAATGCAGTCCGCAAAGAAGTAGTGGAAACGCGAAATATGGCTATAATCGCTATTGCTGTTGTTAAAAGTGCTTTAATGCGTAAAGAAAGCCGCGGAGCTCATTTTTTGGTGGATAATCCTGAACGCGATGATGAACACTATAAACATGACACAATTATTTAG
- the rimI gene encoding ribosomal protein S18-alanine N-acetyltransferase, giving the protein MDNAYSIRLSCEDDFDAIEEIEHQVYSNPWPPEAFSRMLFPWAFTLLYGKEVIGYIFYCGVKEEMVIVNFAVKPDFQGKGLGEYLLTETMRMMNKNGVQRFYLDVRISNYKARRLYEKVGFQEIGIRKQYYNNPDEDALVMGMEFNDIRV; this is encoded by the coding sequence ATGGATAATGCTTATAGCATTCGTTTATCCTGTGAGGATGATTTTGATGCCATAGAGGAAATAGAACATCAGGTATATTCCAATCCCTGGCCTCCCGAAGCTTTTTCCCGTATGCTTTTTCCTTGGGCTTTTACTTTGCTTTATGGCAAGGAAGTTATAGGTTACATCTTTTATTGCGGTGTAAAAGAAGAAATGGTTATCGTAAATTTTGCCGTTAAACCTGATTTTCAGGGTAAGGGCTTAGGAGAATATCTGCTCACGGAAACAATGCGGATGATGAATAAAAATGGCGTTCAACGCTTTTATCTGGATGTGAGAATATCCAACTATAAAGCACGTCGTCTTTACGAAAAGGTAGGATTTCAAGAGATTGGAATCCGCAAGCAATATTACAACAATCCCGATGAGGATGCTTTAGTTATGGGAATGGAATTCAATGACATACGAGTATGA
- the argS gene encoding arginine--tRNA ligase — MIKELLHKNIVEALDNLKLNHEKEFTVEIPNNPEFGDYSTNAALVLGKENKMKPKDLADKIVKELKKNKAYKKLEIAGPGFINFFLSPSLYQQVFWEIYKSEDYGKSDFGNQEKILLEFVSANPTGPLNIVSARAAAFGDTLYRIMKYVGYAPAREFYINDAGNQVDILAESLELRLREIHGEKIGEFPYEAYHGEYVKHLAHRLNALEGTRVFMLPEKDRLEHLKEFALSELLEMQRNSLEKFGVVFEGWVSEKALRAEGVVEEVLSYLTEADCTYEKEDAIWFNSTKYGDDKDRVLMKSDGSITYFVPDVAYHLTKIQRGFTKLIDIFGPDHHGYVPRIRAAFRALNYDDSILEFIFLQQVNIFESGERVKMSKRAGKIVTMDDLISVVGKDAARYFFIARKANAHLNFDLELALKKNNENPVYYCQYAHARICSIIKKARSEKIYPKHFKKEMIKKLNKPEELALIQKMADLPELLILIAVHREPHRLTTYIEELASLLHHYYEKYQIVNVKNLALSQARLMLLYTVRKVMQICFELMGISAPETM; from the coding sequence ATGATTAAAGAACTTTTACATAAGAACATAGTTGAGGCATTAGATAATCTGAAACTCAATCACGAAAAGGAATTTACCGTAGAAATTCCCAATAATCCAGAGTTTGGAGATTATTCTACCAATGCCGCTTTAGTTTTAGGTAAAGAAAACAAGATGAAACCAAAAGATTTGGCAGATAAAATAGTAAAAGAACTGAAAAAAAACAAAGCATATAAAAAACTGGAAATTGCCGGACCAGGTTTCATAAACTTCTTTCTTTCACCTTCCCTGTATCAGCAGGTTTTTTGGGAAATTTACAAAAGTGAGGACTATGGTAAAAGCGATTTCGGCAACCAGGAAAAAATCCTGCTGGAATTTGTAAGTGCCAATCCTACAGGTCCTTTAAATATAGTTAGTGCCAGGGCAGCTGCTTTTGGAGATACACTATATAGAATAATGAAATATGTGGGCTACGCTCCGGCAAGGGAATTTTATATTAACGATGCCGGAAACCAGGTTGATATTTTAGCTGAATCGTTGGAATTGCGTTTACGGGAAATCCATGGCGAGAAAATAGGTGAATTCCCTTATGAGGCATATCATGGAGAATATGTTAAACATCTGGCTCACCGTTTGAATGCTTTGGAAGGGACAAGGGTTTTTATGTTGCCGGAAAAAGACCGTTTGGAACACTTGAAGGAATTTGCCCTTTCCGAACTGCTGGAAATGCAAAGAAATTCCCTGGAAAAATTTGGCGTTGTTTTTGAGGGTTGGGTTTCCGAAAAAGCTCTACGCGCAGAAGGTGTAGTAGAGGAAGTTCTTTCCTATTTAACCGAAGCGGATTGCACTTATGAAAAAGAAGATGCTATCTGGTTTAACAGCACAAAATATGGTGACGATAAAGATAGAGTGCTGATGAAATCGGATGGTTCAATTACCTATTTTGTGCCTGATGTTGCCTATCATTTAACAAAAATCCAGCGTGGTTTCACCAAGTTAATTGATATCTTCGGTCCTGATCATCATGGTTATGTTCCGCGTATCAGAGCTGCCTTTCGTGCTTTGAACTATGATGATTCCATATTGGAATTTATATTCCTCCAGCAGGTTAATATCTTTGAAAGTGGCGAAAGGGTTAAAATGAGTAAACGAGCTGGTAAAATCGTTACTATGGATGACCTTATTAGTGTTGTAGGCAAAGATGCCGCGCGCTATTTTTTCATTGCCCGCAAAGCTAATGCCCACTTAAATTTTGATTTGGAACTGGCACTGAAGAAAAACAACGAAAATCCTGTTTATTACTGTCAATATGCACATGCCCGCATTTGCAGTATTATCAAAAAAGCGCGCAGTGAGAAGATTTACCCCAAGCATTTCAAGAAAGAAATGATAAAAAAGCTGAATAAACCGGAGGAACTGGCACTGATTCAAAAGATGGCTGATTTGCCTGAATTGCTTATTTTGATAGCTGTCCACCGGGAACCTCATCGCTTAACTACTTACATTGAAGAGCTGGCGTCTTTACTGCACCATTATTATGAAAAGTATCAAATCGTAAATGTTAAAAATCTCGCTCTTTCTCAAGCACGATTGATGCTGCTATATACGGTTAGAAAAGTTATGCAAATCTGCTTTGAGTTAATGGGCATCAGTGCTCCTGAGACGATGTAA
- the rsfS gene encoding ribosome silencing factor — MLAEYISLEVIIGWLKEKKAENIRIYDVQEKCDYTDIVVVCEGSADVHNKAIANYIVEMAKKNNLRILSKEGIDYGHWVLLDIGDLIVHIFLPETRDYYNIDELLAKIAKRPVQENER, encoded by the coding sequence ATGTTGGCGGAATATATTAGTTTGGAAGTAATTATTGGCTGGCTGAAAGAGAAAAAAGCAGAAAATATACGCATTTATGATGTTCAAGAAAAATGTGATTATACAGACATCGTGGTTGTTTGTGAAGGCAGTGCCGATGTACATAATAAAGCTATTGCCAATTATATAGTGGAAATGGCAAAAAAGAATAACCTACGTATTTTAAGTAAAGAAGGCATTGATTATGGACATTGGGTTCTGCTTGATATTGGAGATTTGATTGTGCATATTTTTTTACCCGAAACAAGGGACTATTATAATATAGATGAGCTTTTGGCAAAAATAGCCAAAAGACCTGTTCAAGAGAATGAGAGATGA
- a CDS encoding LytR C-terminal domain-containing protein has translation MPITLILIAIVAIVLFFIWKKNTEESKPVYSEEQLPAIKVMVTNGCGYEHLAADFAAALKDKNIEVVGLSETPKPIYDKTIIVIRKGDREDLERLMKMTGIQRWTSAYSEYFSADFEIIVGRDYEQFIAY, from the coding sequence TTGCCTATAACCCTAATTCTTATTGCTATTGTGGCAATTGTGCTTTTTTTTATCTGGAAGAAAAACACTGAGGAAAGCAAACCTGTATATAGCGAAGAACAGCTTCCGGCAATTAAAGTAATGGTAACTAACGGTTGCGGTTATGAACACTTGGCTGCAGATTTTGCTGCCGCTCTTAAGGATAAAAATATAGAAGTGGTTGGTTTGTCAGAAACCCCCAAGCCAATATATGATAAGACGATAATCGTTATTCGCAAAGGAGATAGGGAAGATTTGGAACGGTTGATGAAAATGACCGGAATTCAAAGATGGACAAGTGCTTACAGTGAATATTTCAGTGCCGATTTTGAAATCATTGTCGGCAGGGATTATGAGCAGTTTATTGCTTATTGA
- a CDS encoding HIT family protein: protein MNNNKKSKDEHHYLYSPWRLDYILGEKEGDCIMCRFQNTDNDKENLILHRAENCYVMLNRYPYNNGHLMIIPYQHCGALTELQEEAWLEMAKLVRNTETILKKVYNCDGINIGINLGCAAGAGIAEHLHIHIVPRWVGDSNFMSVIGGERVIPESFDSVYNKLAPEFAKLIKN from the coding sequence ATGAATAACAATAAAAAAAGCAAAGATGAACATCATTATCTCTATTCTCCCTGGCGATTGGATTACATTTTAGGGGAAAAAGAAGGTGATTGTATAATGTGCCGTTTTCAAAATACTGATAACGATAAAGAAAACTTGATCTTACATCGGGCTGAGAATTGTTATGTGATGCTGAATCGCTATCCTTACAATAATGGTCATTTAATGATTATTCCTTATCAACATTGTGGAGCTCTAACCGAATTGCAAGAAGAAGCCTGGCTGGAAATGGCAAAACTCGTCAGAAATACTGAAACCATTTTGAAAAAGGTGTATAACTGTGATGGCATAAATATCGGCATCAATCTTGGTTGTGCTGCTGGAGCAGGAATTGCTGAACACTTACATATTCATATAGTTCCACGCTGGGTTGGGGATAGTAATTTTATGAGTGTGATAGGTGGTGAAAGAGTAATTCCGGAATCCTTTGATTCTGTCTATAACAAACTGGCACCTGAATTTGCCAAACTTATAAAAAATTAA
- a CDS encoding bifunctional UDP-N-acetylglucosamine diphosphorylase/glucosamine-1-phosphate N-acetyltransferase GlmU codes for MNNLAGIILAAGKGTRMKSERAKVTLPLADKPMIQRVVETALSANCQKIYIVVGYRKNNVISAVEDNEKIEFVEQEEQLGTGHAVMITESLFTNPDQDVLILCGDVPLLSAQTLLRIYEKHKSSSAACTVLTAFLDDPGKYGRILRDTSGKICGIKEYKDASEEQRKIKEWNTGIYCFQAKNLFSALKQTSNHNQQSEYYLTDTIDILYRQGKTISNVVLEDLMEVSGVNSQEELAALEDIYVDRTRKKWLNNGVVIHNPHSVYIGDEVIIEPDVEIHQNTVIKGKSTLEKGCVIGPCCYLEHSTVSLDSILQGHNILVNAILPEHHILDFGSHIIEEIQYE; via the coding sequence ATGAATAATCTGGCAGGGATTATTCTTGCTGCAGGAAAAGGCACGCGTATGAAATCCGAAAGAGCTAAAGTAACTTTACCGCTTGCCGATAAACCAATGATTCAAAGAGTAGTGGAAACAGCTTTATCCGCTAATTGCCAAAAAATATATATAGTCGTTGGCTATAGGAAAAATAATGTAATTTCTGCAGTAGAAGATAATGAAAAAATTGAATTTGTGGAACAGGAAGAACAACTGGGAACAGGTCATGCGGTAATGATTACAGAATCCTTATTCACAAACCCCGATCAGGATGTGCTGATTTTATGTGGAGATGTTCCTTTGCTTTCTGCACAAACCCTTCTCCGGATTTACGAGAAACATAAAAGTTCTTCAGCTGCTTGCACAGTTCTAACTGCCTTTTTGGATGACCCAGGAAAATATGGACGCATCTTAAGAGATACATCAGGCAAAATTTGCGGTATCAAAGAATACAAAGATGCCAGCGAAGAACAAAGAAAAATTAAAGAATGGAATACAGGTATCTATTGTTTTCAGGCAAAGAATTTATTTAGCGCTCTCAAACAGACCTCCAATCACAATCAGCAGAGTGAATATTATCTTACAGACACTATAGATATCCTTTATAGACAAGGCAAAACTATTTCCAATGTGGTTCTGGAGGATTTAATGGAGGTCTCCGGAGTAAATTCACAGGAAGAACTAGCTGCCTTGGAAGATATTTATGTTGATCGTACTCGGAAAAAATGGCTCAATAACGGAGTTGTTATTCACAATCCACATAGTGTTTATATTGGAGATGAAGTAATAATTGAACCGGATGTGGAAATTCATCAAAATACGGTTATTAAAGGGAAAAGTACTTTGGAAAAGGGTTGTGTAATTGGCCCCTGCTGTTATTTGGAACACAGCACTGTTTCTCTTGATTCCATCCTGCAAGGGCATAACATTTTAGTAAACGCTATTCTGCCGGAACATCATATCCTGGATTTCGGTTCGCATATAATTGAAGAGATACAGTATGAATAA
- the folK gene encoding 2-amino-4-hydroxy-6-hydroxymethyldihydropteridine diphosphokinase: MIYYLCLGSNLNNPVSQLDGAIQRLENDPGIKILRSSKRIITEPYGIINQPDFLNQVLEVESSYQPQELMERLLNIEKAMGRIRRIKWGPRNIDIDILLAGDLVLDSRITPLEKSSPEVIIPHPDLHNREFALRLLNELIPNAKHPLMHKTIYELYYSIVAEEEYYE, encoded by the coding sequence ATGATTTATTATTTATGCCTTGGTTCCAATTTGAATAATCCGGTAAGTCAGCTTGATGGAGCAATTCAGCGTTTGGAAAATGACCCGGGAATAAAAATACTCCGCAGTTCTAAAAGAATTATAACCGAGCCCTACGGAATAATTAATCAACCTGATTTTCTTAACCAGGTGCTGGAAGTGGAAAGCAGTTATCAGCCCCAAGAATTGATGGAAAGATTGCTAAATATTGAAAAAGCGATGGGTAGAATAAGAAGGATAAAATGGGGACCGCGTAATATTGATATTGATATTCTATTAGCCGGAGACCTGGTTTTGGATAGTAGAATAACACCTTTGGAAAAGTCATCCCCTGAAGTTATTATTCCCCATCCTGATTTACATAATCGTGAATTTGCTTTGCGCTTGCTGAATGAACTGATTCCTAATGCCAAACATCCTTTAATGCATAAAACGATTTATGAATTATATTATAGTATAGTAGCCGAGGAGGAATATTATGAATAA
- the folB gene encoding dihydroneopterin aldolase, with protein sequence MKIRLNEMVFYGFHGVNAEERSLGQRFIVSAVLHTNPTIDKTIRRLEDTIDYTKVYAEIKEIMESRQFYLLEDCANTIADKLLADFPLLEKLTICIQKPSVPIPGSLKSVEVILSRTRNNQEDNLSQ encoded by the coding sequence TTGAAAATAAGATTAAATGAAATGGTCTTTTACGGCTTTCATGGAGTGAATGCAGAAGAACGCTCTTTGGGTCAACGTTTTATCGTTAGCGCTGTTCTGCATACCAATCCGACCATAGATAAAACTATTCGCCGTTTGGAAGATACTATTGATTACACCAAGGTCTATGCAGAAATAAAGGAAATTATGGAAAGCCGGCAATTCTATTTGCTGGAAGATTGTGCCAATACTATTGCCGATAAACTATTGGCTGATTTTCCTCTGCTGGAAAAGCTGACTATCTGCATTCAAAAACCCTCAGTTCCTATTCCAGGAAGTTTGAAATCGGTGGAAGTGATATTAAGCCGAACCAGAAACAATCAGGAGGATAACCTGTCTCAATGA
- a CDS encoding SoxR reducing system RseC family protein — translation MQEEIIEDSGIVKKVEGNSVIVEIERGGGCNSCKMQGFCFKKNEPAEFEIVTDIPLQVNDRVQLDISPLGRTLVSLLIFGVPLLFLFLGFLIASLWFTEIVSILIGFTAMALSFRIIRFIDTKYGKRLKISIARKL, via the coding sequence ATGCAGGAAGAAATAATTGAAGATAGCGGGATCGTAAAAAAGGTGGAAGGAAATAGTGTTATAGTAGAAATTGAACGCGGAGGTGGTTGTAACAGTTGTAAAATGCAAGGTTTTTGTTTTAAAAAGAATGAACCTGCTGAATTTGAAATAGTTACAGATATCCCTTTACAAGTAAATGATAGAGTGCAATTGGATATTTCGCCTTTAGGGAGAACTCTGGTTTCACTATTGATTTTCGGAGTGCCTTTGCTGTTTTTGTTTTTGGGCTTTTTAATTGCCTCTTTGTGGTTTACGGAAATTGTTTCCATTTTAATCGGTTTTACCGCTATGGCACTTTCCTTCAGGATAATACGGTTCATAGATACAAAATATGGCAAGCGGTTAAAAATAAGCATTGCGAGGAAACTTTGA
- the rfaE2 gene encoding D-glycero-beta-D-manno-heptose 1-phosphate adenylyltransferase, translating into MLQNKIIPYSEIAELSQKLHQQGKKIVFTNGCFDILHCGHILYLEKAKALGDILILGLNSDASVKRLKGNNRPIVSEKERALVVAGLESVDYVCIFAQDTPYELIDLIQPDVLVKGGDWTIDKIVGADIVQKKGGKVLSLNYEQGFSTTNIIERIKQDK; encoded by the coding sequence ATGCTCCAAAATAAAATCATTCCCTATTCTGAAATAGCTGAATTAAGCCAAAAACTACATCAACAAGGAAAAAAGATTGTTTTCACCAATGGCTGTTTTGATATTTTACATTGCGGTCATATCCTCTATCTGGAAAAAGCAAAAGCATTGGGAGATATTCTTATTTTGGGTCTGAATAGTGATGCTTCCGTAAAACGACTAAAGGGAAATAACCGTCCTATTGTTTCCGAAAAGGAAAGAGCACTCGTGGTAGCAGGTTTGGAAAGTGTTGATTATGTTTGTATTTTTGCACAGGACACTCCTTATGAACTAATAGACCTTATTCAACCCGATGTTTTGGTTAAAGGTGGTGACTGGACTATTGACAAAATTGTCGGTGCCGATATTGTGCAAAAAAAAGGTGGCAAAGTCCTTTCCCTGAATTATGAACAGGGTTTTAGCACTACTAATATAATTGAACGCATAAAACAGGATAAATAA
- the rfaE1 gene encoding D-glycero-beta-D-manno-heptose-7-phosphate kinase — protein sequence MYSIKPEKLEEILKSFQNRRIIVLGDIMLDEYLWGKVQRISPEAPVPIIEVNSTDYRLGGAANVAMNLSVLNAKVDLVGVCGKDTQAEIIVQQLKKREMPVEGIFFDPSRPTTLKTRIGSVSQQIVRLDREEVAEIDNSIQKEIFNYLVKIIPLCDALLIEDYNKGLLSFNLITDVLQLALKHKKMVAVDPKYSNFSSYGGVEIFKPNYRELESYMGRKLTDQDDFERSTEELRQRMSIKHLVVTKGSEGMYLFSENKPVNHLPSFAREVFDVSGAGDTVISALTLAYLYDRNIETAALIANHSAAVAVAKKGTASVSIEEIWDSFNAPK from the coding sequence ATGTATTCAATTAAACCTGAAAAACTTGAAGAAATCCTGAAAAGTTTTCAAAATCGCCGGATTATAGTTCTTGGCGATATTATGCTGGATGAATATCTGTGGGGAAAAGTTCAACGCATTTCCCCTGAAGCCCCTGTTCCCATTATAGAAGTAAATTCTACCGATTACCGTTTGGGTGGAGCTGCCAATGTAGCTATGAATCTTAGCGTGCTGAATGCTAAAGTTGATTTGGTAGGTGTTTGCGGAAAAGACACTCAAGCCGAAATTATAGTTCAACAGTTGAAGAAAAGAGAAATGCCCGTTGAAGGAATTTTCTTTGATCCTTCTCGTCCTACAACTTTAAAAACCAGAATTGGTTCGGTCAGTCAACAAATAGTGCGTTTGGATAGAGAAGAAGTTGCAGAAATAGATAACAGCATCCAAAAAGAAATTTTTAACTATCTGGTAAAAATCATACCATTGTGCGATGCTCTTCTAATTGAGGACTACAATAAAGGTCTGCTGAGTTTCAATTTAATAACCGATGTTTTACAACTGGCACTGAAACATAAAAAAATGGTAGCTGTAGACCCCAAATACTCAAATTTCAGCTCCTATGGCGGTGTGGAAATTTTCAAGCCAAACTACCGTGAACTGGAAAGTTATATGGGCAGGAAACTTACCGATCAGGATGACTTTGAAAGGTCTACGGAAGAATTGCGACAAAGAATGAGCATCAAACATTTAGTAGTAACCAAAGGCAGTGAAGGAATGTATCTTTTTTCCGAAAACAAACCAGTTAACCATCTTCCCAGTTTTGCGCGCGAGGTTTTTGATGTTTCCGGAGCAGGAGATACCGTTATCAGTGCTTTAACTTTAGCTTATCTTTATGATCGGAACATTGAAACTGCCGCTTTAATAGCCAATCATTCTGCTGCTGTAGCTGTAGCTAAAAAAGGCACTGCTAGCGTTAGTATTGAAGAGATTTGGGATAGTTTTAATGCTCCAAAATAA